Proteins encoded by one window of Cloeon dipterum chromosome 4, ieCloDipt1.1, whole genome shotgun sequence:
- the LOC135943296 gene encoding uncharacterized protein LOC135943296 isoform X1 encodes MAAEFVATVFLALLALLHTVCGLKLLMLRVPSQKLRAHDVTLKCMYDLENSTLYSIQWYKDGSMFYRFVPADEPPGQMFPLPGVSVDLQHSSDSQVTLRLLDLESSGTYRCEVSSEAPKFLTEVAEAYMNIMALPKDAPTITGMRLKYNEGDPINLNCTSSPSKPVAVLTWFINGNQVDNSDISQRRIIPTGKDSKDGPFLTQYRPVVDDEGLEHVTLGLRMAAKKKFFNTLLHSMKVKCTASMGQLMWHVKHEARIQSTNAASSQIPGPEKCHVWLVSVVTFLIAHKLLDS; translated from the exons ATGGCGGCCGAATTCGTGGCCACCGTCTTCCTGGCCCTGCTCGCCCTGTTGCACA CCGTGTGCGGCCTGAAGCTGCTCATGTTGCGAGTGCCATCGCAGAAGCTGAGGGCCCACGACGTCACTCTCAAGTGCATGTACGACCTGGAGAACAGCACCCTCTACTCCATCCAGTGGTACAAGGATGGCTCTATGTTCTACAGATTCGTGCCGGCCGACGAGCCCCCAGGACAAATGTTCCCATTGCCGGGGGTCTCAGTGGAT CTGCAGCACAGCAGCGACAGTCAAGTGACTCTGCGGCTACTCGATTTGGAGAGTAGCGGCACATACAGGTGCGAAGTGTCGTCGGAAGCACCCAAATTCCTCACAGAGGTTGCTGAAGCTTACATGAACATAATGG CACTGCCAAAAGACGCGCCCACAATCACAGGTATGAGGCTTAAGTACAATGAGGGCGACCCGATAAACCTGAACTGCACTTCGTCCCCCTCAAAACCAGTCGCAGTTCTAACTTGGTTTATAAACGGAAATCAGGTGGATAATTCCGACATATCTCAACGTAGG ATAATCCCAACGGGCAAGGACAGCAAGGATGGGCCCTTCTTGACGCAGTACCGGCCGGTCGTGGACGATGAGGGCCTCGAGCATGTCACGCTGGGCCTCAGGATGGCCGCCAAGAAGAAGTTCTTCAACACCCTGCTGCACAGCATGAAGGTCAAGTGCACCGCCAGCATGGGTCAGCTGATGTGGCACGTCAAGCACGAGGCCCGCATCCAGTCAACCAACGCTGCCTCCTCGCAAA TTCCAGGTCCGGAGAAATGCCACGTTTGGCTTGTTTCCGTCGTCACCTTCCTCATCGCTCACAAGTTACTGGATTCTTAG
- the LOC135943296 gene encoding uncharacterized protein LOC135943296 isoform X3, protein MAAEFVATVFLALLALLHTVCGLKLLMLRVPSQKLRAHDVTLKCMYDLENSTLYSIQWYKDGSMFYRFVPADEPPGQMFPLPGVSVDLQHSSDSQVTLRLLDLESSGTYRCEVSSEAPKFLTEVAEAYMNIMALPKDAPTITGMRLKYNEGDPINLNCTSSPSKPVAVLTWFINGNQIIPTGKDSKDGPFLTQYRPVVDDEGLEHVTLGLRMAAKKKFFNTLLHSMKVKCTASMGQLMWHVKHEARIQSTNAASSQIPGPEKCHVWLVSVVTFLIAHKLLDS, encoded by the exons ATGGCGGCCGAATTCGTGGCCACCGTCTTCCTGGCCCTGCTCGCCCTGTTGCACA CCGTGTGCGGCCTGAAGCTGCTCATGTTGCGAGTGCCATCGCAGAAGCTGAGGGCCCACGACGTCACTCTCAAGTGCATGTACGACCTGGAGAACAGCACCCTCTACTCCATCCAGTGGTACAAGGATGGCTCTATGTTCTACAGATTCGTGCCGGCCGACGAGCCCCCAGGACAAATGTTCCCATTGCCGGGGGTCTCAGTGGAT CTGCAGCACAGCAGCGACAGTCAAGTGACTCTGCGGCTACTCGATTTGGAGAGTAGCGGCACATACAGGTGCGAAGTGTCGTCGGAAGCACCCAAATTCCTCACAGAGGTTGCTGAAGCTTACATGAACATAATGG CACTGCCAAAAGACGCGCCCACAATCACAGGTATGAGGCTTAAGTACAATGAGGGCGACCCGATAAACCTGAACTGCACTTCGTCCCCCTCAAAACCAGTCGCAGTTCTAACTTGGTTTATAAACGGAAATCAG ATAATCCCAACGGGCAAGGACAGCAAGGATGGGCCCTTCTTGACGCAGTACCGGCCGGTCGTGGACGATGAGGGCCTCGAGCATGTCACGCTGGGCCTCAGGATGGCCGCCAAGAAGAAGTTCTTCAACACCCTGCTGCACAGCATGAAGGTCAAGTGCACCGCCAGCATGGGTCAGCTGATGTGGCACGTCAAGCACGAGGCCCGCATCCAGTCAACCAACGCTGCCTCCTCGCAAA TTCCAGGTCCGGAGAAATGCCACGTTTGGCTTGTTTCCGTCGTCACCTTCCTCATCGCTCACAAGTTACTGGATTCTTAG
- the LOC135943300 gene encoding uncharacterized protein LOC135943300, whose protein sequence is MGELQNSIFVLFSLTFSALWLQLESASIKNSINVAKDRNTGPIAEWMNTTRDVLNYADPEFAADKLQCSRQKFNNLFDCCKKDREIFFGNASIAKCNKRGIRGYDSFLVNYNLNWYQSRDTNAINLKSSFIRSTLGPAMCFVECIFRQEKLIFRSKTVNYDKLMTKLTKEVKSVAARRMESIINDCRLNVEDLPLVTIKTPANKCLIRPLMLVQCLRKQFLYECPRNKTVNSTSCNQGKLNLRYCEIV, encoded by the exons ATGGGGGAACtacaaaattcgatttttgttcttttctcGCTCACATTCTCAGCCCTGTGGCTACAATTG GAATCGGCAAGTATAAAAAACAGCATCAACGTCGCCAAAGACCGAAACACAGGTCCTATTGCAGAATGGATGAATACGACCAGGGATGTGCTGAACTATGCGG ATCCCGAATTTGCAGCAGACAAGCTTCAATGTTCTCGGCAAAAATTtaac AACTTGTTTGATTGCTGCAAGAAGGACAGAGAGATTTTCTTCGGTAACGCTTCAATCGCCAAGTGCAACAAGAGGGGAATCAGAGGTTACGACAGCTTTTTGGTGAACTACAATCTCAATTGGTACCAATCGAGAGACACAAATGCCATTAACCTTAAATCGTCCTTCATCA GAAGCACTCTCGGCCCAgcaatg tgctTCGTGGAATGCATCTTTAGACAGGAAAAACTA ATATTTAGAAGCAAAACAGTAAATTACGACAAGCTGATGACCAAGCTTACCAAAGAAGTGAAATCAGTTGCTGCGAGGAGAATGGAGTCGATAATTAACGACTGCAGGCTCAATGTGGAAG aTTTGCCGCTGGTTACGATAAAGACACCCGCCAACAAATGTCTCATTCGCCCCCTCATGCTTGTGCAGTGTCTACGAAAGCAATTTctatat GAATGTCCACGAAACAAAACAGTCAACA gCACTTCTTGCAACCAGGGTAAACTGAATTTGCGGTACTGCGAAAtcgtttaa
- the LOC135943296 gene encoding uncharacterized protein LOC135943296 isoform X2 translates to MAAEFVATVFLALLALLHTVCGLKLLMLRVPSQKLRAHDVTLKCMYDLENSTLYSIQWYKDGSMFYRFVPADEPPGQMFPLPGVSVDLQHSSDSQVTLRLLDLESSGTYRCEVSSEAPKFLTEVAEAYMNIMALPKDAPTITGMRLKYNEGDPINLNCTSSPSKPVAVLTWFINGNQVDNSDISQRRIIPTGKDSKDGPFLTQYRPVVDDEGLEHVTLGLRMAAKKKFFNTLLHSMKVKCTASMGQLMWHVKHEARIQSTNAASSQSPEKCHVWLVSVVTFLIAHKLLDS, encoded by the exons ATGGCGGCCGAATTCGTGGCCACCGTCTTCCTGGCCCTGCTCGCCCTGTTGCACA CCGTGTGCGGCCTGAAGCTGCTCATGTTGCGAGTGCCATCGCAGAAGCTGAGGGCCCACGACGTCACTCTCAAGTGCATGTACGACCTGGAGAACAGCACCCTCTACTCCATCCAGTGGTACAAGGATGGCTCTATGTTCTACAGATTCGTGCCGGCCGACGAGCCCCCAGGACAAATGTTCCCATTGCCGGGGGTCTCAGTGGAT CTGCAGCACAGCAGCGACAGTCAAGTGACTCTGCGGCTACTCGATTTGGAGAGTAGCGGCACATACAGGTGCGAAGTGTCGTCGGAAGCACCCAAATTCCTCACAGAGGTTGCTGAAGCTTACATGAACATAATGG CACTGCCAAAAGACGCGCCCACAATCACAGGTATGAGGCTTAAGTACAATGAGGGCGACCCGATAAACCTGAACTGCACTTCGTCCCCCTCAAAACCAGTCGCAGTTCTAACTTGGTTTATAAACGGAAATCAGGTGGATAATTCCGACATATCTCAACGTAGG ATAATCCCAACGGGCAAGGACAGCAAGGATGGGCCCTTCTTGACGCAGTACCGGCCGGTCGTGGACGATGAGGGCCTCGAGCATGTCACGCTGGGCCTCAGGATGGCCGCCAAGAAGAAGTTCTTCAACACCCTGCTGCACAGCATGAAGGTCAAGTGCACCGCCAGCATGGGTCAGCTGATGTGGCACGTCAAGCACGAGGCCCGCATCCAGTCAACCAACGCTGCCTCCTCGCAAA GTCCGGAGAAATGCCACGTTTGGCTTGTTTCCGTCGTCACCTTCCTCATCGCTCACAAGTTACTGGATTCTTAG
- the LOC135943295 gene encoding uncharacterized protein LOC135943295, whose amino-acid sequence MRTQRVRTGRACVLISLASRLRENQYPCLLSISTASKESSVCAKTIATTQIFGMMSVLEATAELPFNWTGCAGCVVDAPPPDTILQIPPPPLPSFLQMAPLLLEQGNLSGNSLYLEEDDEHFVPPCNPHCDWSNTPGVEYVELSRKGAVSLDDTWFLVLVGSSVAVLLLGALLAFALLKCKHQRSRKNQMEASRAAAAGKLRPVKLSGHCCGQPNDPHALWAALTTKGTTAHFAVPPDHRLHHGVDFCRPTAPGFGYYGALDPRFPPPTTTNKSEPGTPESQIYAEIPDIKMGKLSSFDNTAFEDYAYEDMPSESFPLAEVSFSRQSTLSRFGTARPMVSPPTRIDAPNLPPLNQMRQRNQLHI is encoded by the exons ATGCGGACACAGAGGGTGCGCACGGGGCGCGCGTGCGTGCTCATTTCGCTAGCGAGCAGGCTTCGCGAAAATCAATACCCATGTCTGCTGTCCATCTCGACTGCTAGCAAGGAAAGCTCCGTGTGTGCCAAAACAATCGCAACAACACAAATATTCG GCATGATGTCCGTTTTGGAGGCAACGGCCGAGCTGCCGTTCAACTGGACGGGGTGTGCGGGGTGCGTGGTGGACGCACCGCCGCCGGACACAATCCTGCAGatcccgccgccgccgctgcccaGCTTCCTGCAGAtggcgccgctgctgctggagcAGGGCAACTTGAGCGGCAACAGCCTGTACCTGGAGGAGGACGATGAGCACTTCGTGCCGCCGTGCAACCCGCACTGCGACTGGTCCAACACACCTGGCGTCGAGTACGTCGAGCTTTCTCGCAAGGGCGCCGTCAGCCTCGATGACACCTGGTTCCTCGTGCTCGTTGGCTCCAGCGTGGCCGTCCTCCTGCTCGGCGCATTACTCGCTTTCGCACTCCTCAAGTGCAAACA tcaGCGGAGCCGCAAGAACCAGATGGAGGCGTcgcgagcggcggcggcgggtaaGCTGCGTCCGGTGAAGCTGAGCGGCCACTGCTGTGGACAGCCGAACGACCCGCACGCCCTTTGGGCCGCCCTAACCACGAAAGGCACTACGGCGCACTTCGCGGTGCCGCCAGACCACCGGTTGCACCACGGTGTCGACTTCTGTCGGCCCACGGCACCTGGCTTCGGCTACTACGGCGCCCTTGACCCGCGATTCCCCCCGCCGACCACCACCAACAAGAGCGAACCGGGCACCCCTGAGTCGCAGATCTACGCAGAAATTCCTGATATTAAG ATGGGCAAACTGTCAAGCTTTGACAACACCGCGTTCGAAGACTACGCATACGAAGACATGCCATCCGAGTCGTTCCCCCTAGCTGAGGTCTCCTTCTCCAGGCAAAGCACTCTGAGCCGATTCGGCACCGCCCGACCCATGGTCTCACCCCCGACGAGAATCGACGCGCCTAATCTGCCCCCGCTGAACCAGATGAGGCAACGCAACCAGCTTCACATctaa